The Persephonella sp. IF05-L8 genome contains a region encoding:
- a CDS encoding fasciclin domain-containing protein — MKKWKPPAENLPNIYDRLVEGLAYPHFFQLIHIAGYQDYLREGALTIFVPVENTIDYISPETLKTIEKALKDEKLAKEILENHIVEEPITLKEMLDIKELTTLNGKKISINVECHIREDYEFLIDHACYVTAKIQNNKIETANIVCYNGFIHTIKGIIL; from the coding sequence ATGAAAAAATGGAAACCACCAGCAGAAAATTTGCCTAACATATACGATAGACTTGTTGAGGGACTTGCATATCCCCATTTCTTTCAACTTATTCATATCGCCGGATATCAGGACTATCTAAGAGAAGGAGCTTTAACAATATTTGTTCCTGTAGAAAATACCATTGATTATATATCTCCAGAAACTCTGAAAACCATTGAAAAAGCTCTCAAAGATGAAAAGCTTGCAAAAGAAATACTGGAAAACCACATAGTAGAAGAGCCTATAACACTAAAAGAAATGCTTGATATAAAAGAACTTACTACCCTAAATGGCAAAAAGATTTCCATTAATGTAGAATGCCATATAAGAGAAGATTATGAATTTCTTATTGACCATGCCTGTTATGTAACAGCAAAAATCCAGAACAACAAAATTGAAACGGCAAATATAGTCTGTTATAACGGTTTTATCCATACAATAAAAGGTATTATTCTTTAA
- a CDS encoding hydantoinase/oxoprolinase family protein, which translates to MVIIGVDTGGTFTDFIFKKDGKWHIYKTLSTPENPAIAVLKGIKHIGHDQKKDITHGSTVATNAVLERKGAKTAFITNKGFEDIIYIGRQNRKELYNLFYRRPEPLVEQKHCYGINCRVNSKGEIIQEIDENEIDQIIQQLKQENIQSVAVSFLFSFLNPEHEKILKERLIQNGFYVTVSHELIPEFREYERSSTVVINSYVMPKMDYYISYIQENLLPEDQFRIIQSNGGVIAPEVAKKEPVRTVLSGPAGGVVGAYHIGKIIGQTRLITFDMGGTSTDVALIDGQIPFSTEATISDFPVKVPVIDIHTVGAGGGSIAYLDEGGALNVGPESAGADPGPICYGKGEKITVTDANLITGRLLPDYFLGGKIKLDYGRTYRYFEKYAQEWNIPVEKLAEGVLTIANTKMENAIRKISIERGHNPKDFALFVYGGAGGLHAAFLAKSIGIPKVIIPKNPGIFSAFGMLLSDIVKDYSLTVLLDARENSFNHLNQLFETLKEKAITDLKQEGIDQQNIKIQKILDMRYKGQSFEIFVPFSEKFIEDFHNIYEKNYGYKMPDKPVQIVNIRLRATGYKEKPEIEKIIEGTEQIPQEAIIDHRPVIFDGKEYKTAILNRDKLLANNEINSPAIIVEYSSTTVVPPFAKAIIDLYGNIIIEV; encoded by the coding sequence ATGGTAATCATAGGGGTTGATACAGGGGGAACTTTTACGGATTTTATCTTTAAAAAAGATGGAAAGTGGCATATTTACAAAACCCTGTCAACCCCTGAAAACCCTGCCATTGCTGTTTTAAAAGGAATAAAGCATATAGGCCACGACCAGAAAAAAGATATAACCCACGGTTCTACCGTTGCCACAAATGCAGTTCTTGAAAGAAAAGGAGCCAAAACAGCTTTTATCACAAACAAAGGCTTTGAAGATATTATTTATATAGGCAGACAAAACAGAAAAGAGCTTTACAACCTTTTTTACAGAAGACCTGAGCCTCTTGTTGAGCAAAAACATTGCTATGGTATCAATTGCCGTGTAAACAGCAAAGGTGAGATTATTCAGGAAATAGATGAAAATGAAATAGACCAGATTATCCAGCAACTAAAACAGGAGAATATCCAGTCTGTAGCTGTTTCATTTTTGTTTTCATTTTTAAATCCGGAACATGAAAAAATACTCAAAGAAAGACTTATTCAAAACGGCTTTTATGTAACAGTCTCTCACGAACTAATCCCAGAGTTCAGGGAGTATGAACGCTCATCAACAGTAGTTATTAACTCTTACGTAATGCCAAAGATGGATTACTACATAAGCTATATACAGGAAAATCTATTACCGGAAGACCAGTTCAGAATAATCCAGTCAAACGGCGGCGTAATCGCACCGGAAGTAGCAAAAAAGGAACCTGTTAGAACAGTTTTATCAGGACCTGCCGGTGGTGTAGTAGGAGCATACCACATAGGGAAAATAATAGGACAGACCAGACTAATCACATTTGATATGGGAGGGACATCAACAGATGTTGCTTTAATAGACGGTCAGATACCATTTTCCACAGAAGCAACAATATCGGACTTTCCTGTAAAGGTTCCTGTTATTGATATTCATACTGTAGGTGCTGGTGGCGGTTCTATTGCATATCTCGATGAAGGGGGAGCTTTAAATGTAGGTCCTGAAAGTGCCGGTGCTGACCCGGGACCAATCTGCTACGGCAAAGGGGAGAAAATCACTGTAACAGATGCAAATCTTATCACAGGTCGTCTTCTCCCTGACTACTTCCTTGGGGGAAAAATCAAATTAGACTATGGGAGAACATACAGATATTTTGAAAAATACGCACAGGAATGGAATATTCCTGTTGAAAAGCTTGCAGAAGGAGTGCTCACAATAGCTAACACAAAAATGGAAAATGCCATAAGAAAAATATCTATTGAAAGAGGTCATAACCCAAAAGATTTTGCACTTTTTGTTTATGGAGGAGCAGGGGGACTACATGCTGCATTTTTAGCAAAATCCATAGGTATACCAAAGGTAATAATTCCTAAAAATCCAGGTATTTTTTCTGCCTTTGGAATGCTTTTGTCCGATATTGTTAAAGACTATTCCCTGACAGTTTTACTTGATGCCAGAGAAAATAGCTTTAATCATTTAAACCAGCTTTTTGAAACTCTAAAAGAAAAAGCTATAACAGATTTAAAACAGGAAGGGATAGACCAGCAAAATATTAAAATCCAGAAAATCCTGGATATGAGATACAAAGGACAATCCTTTGAGATATTTGTTCCATTTTCAGAAAAGTTTATTGAGGATTTCCACAATATATATGAAAAAAATTACGGATATAAAATGCCAGATAAACCGGTTCAAATCGTAAATATCAGACTAAGGGCAACAGGCTACAAAGAAAAACCAGAAATAGAAAAAATCATAGAAGGGACAGAACAAATACCACAGGAGGCTATAATAGACCATAGACCTGTTATTTTTGATGGAAAGGAGTATAAAACAGCAATTTTAAATAGAGATAAACTACTTGCAAATAATGAAATCAATAGTCCAGCAATAATAGTTGAATACTCTTCAACAACAGTGGTACCGCCTTTTGCAAAGGCTATAATAGATTTATATGGCAACATAATAATAGAGGTATAA
- a CDS encoding hydantoinase B/oxoprolinase family protein has translation MIDPILLEVFKNRTSAIAEEMGVILQRTSYSPNIKERRDFSCAIFNNKGELIAQAAHIPVHLGSMPMSVLETIKSISFEEGDMVVLNDPYKGGTHLPDITLIAPVFIDGKLQFFVANRAHHSDIGGASPGSMPISNSIFQEGFIIPPVKLVKKGHIDKEIFALIKNNVRTPEEREGDFNAQIMANITGIKRLKELVQKYSLKTVNLYMNALLDYSEKIMRNKIKEIPDGVYSYEDYMEDDGLGNTEIKIAVEISIKNDEAIVDFTKSDPQTEGSINAVKAITMSAVYYVFRSLLSSDVPTNAGCFRPVKIITKKGTIVDCNHPAAVSAGNVETSQRIVDVVLGALSKAIPEEIPAASQGTMNNITIGGINPETNQPFTYYETIGGGMGASVKTDGESAIQSHMTNTLNTPVEALEFEYPFQIVRYSIRKNSGGNGFHKGGNGIIREIKLLADAQVTVISERRKIAPYGLFGGEAGETGKNIVIKNGKKEIKPSKFSEKLKTGNIIRIETPGGGGYGNPTS, from the coding sequence ATGATAGACCCGATACTGCTGGAAGTTTTCAAAAATAGAACCTCAGCAATTGCAGAAGAAATGGGGGTTATCCTCCAGAGAACCTCTTACTCCCCAAATATAAAAGAGAGAAGGGATTTTTCCTGTGCAATTTTCAACAACAAAGGAGAGCTAATAGCCCAGGCTGCACATATTCCTGTTCATCTGGGCTCAATGCCTATGTCTGTTTTGGAAACAATAAAATCTATTTCCTTTGAAGAAGGAGATATGGTCGTTCTAAACGACCCATACAAAGGAGGAACACATCTGCCTGATATAACACTGATTGCCCCTGTTTTTATAGACGGAAAGCTCCAGTTTTTTGTTGCAAACCGTGCTCATCATTCAGATATAGGAGGTGCTTCTCCCGGTTCAATGCCAATCTCAAACTCAATATTTCAGGAAGGATTTATTATTCCACCTGTGAAACTGGTAAAAAAAGGACATATTGACAAGGAAATTTTTGCTCTGATTAAAAACAACGTTAGAACTCCAGAAGAACGGGAAGGGGATTTTAATGCACAAATAATGGCAAATATAACAGGGATTAAAAGATTAAAAGAGCTTGTCCAAAAATACTCTTTAAAAACTGTAAATCTGTATATGAATGCTCTTCTTGATTACTCAGAAAAAATAATGAGAAACAAAATAAAAGAAATTCCCGATGGAGTTTATTCTTATGAAGACTACATGGAAGACGACGGACTTGGAAACACAGAGATAAAAATAGCAGTAGAAATATCTATAAAAAATGATGAGGCTATAGTTGATTTTACAAAATCAGACCCACAAACAGAAGGCAGTATAAACGCAGTAAAAGCAATAACTATGTCTGCTGTTTATTATGTTTTCAGGTCTCTGCTCTCTTCTGATGTTCCTACAAATGCTGGCTGTTTCAGGCCAGTAAAAATAATTACCAAAAAAGGCACAATTGTTGATTGCAACCATCCTGCAGCTGTATCTGCTGGCAATGTTGAAACCTCACAAAGAATTGTTGATGTGGTTTTAGGTGCTTTATCAAAAGCAATTCCAGAGGAAATACCTGCAGCAAGTCAGGGAACAATGAACAACATAACCATTGGTGGAATAAATCCTGAAACAAATCAACCTTTTACATATTACGAAACCATCGGCGGTGGAATGGGTGCTTCTGTCAAAACAGACGGAGAAAGTGCCATCCAATCCCACATGACAAACACCCTTAACACTCCTGTTGAAGCTCTGGAGTTTGAATATCCATTTCAGATTGTCAGATATTCCATAAGAAAAAACTCAGGTGGAAATGGTTTTCACAAAGGAGGGAATGGAATTATCAGAGAAATAAAACTCCTTGCAGATGCACAGGTGACAGTCATATCAGAAAGAAGAAAAATAGCCCCTTACGGTTTATTTGGAGGAGAAGCTGGAGAAACAGGCAAAAATATAGTCATAAAAAATGGCAAAAAAGAGATAAAACCATCTAAATTTTCAGAAAAACTAAAGACCGGAAATATAATCAGAATAGAAACCCCCGGTGGCGGGGGGTATGGAAACCCTACTTCTTAG
- a CDS encoding DUF3592 domain-containing protein codes for MEDRKFLFLPFGFWVTVLGVITLYLLYRLIRIYLWPKTEGIIIKSEIQKDKRTIAYDYYYPHIEYKYTVNGKEYISNRIFLTEMASDYETIRKLVEKFPEGSKVKVYYNPFNPSDAVLKRNYHTGMFIQTLVFFSMLSVFLYTLIFEIIFYGSDLSDLANMVKSWLHSIIYGE; via the coding sequence ATGGAAGATAGAAAATTCTTATTTCTGCCTTTTGGCTTCTGGGTAACAGTTTTAGGAGTTATAACACTTTATCTTTTATATCGTTTAATCAGGATATATCTATGGCCTAAAACAGAAGGAATAATAATAAAGTCCGAAATACAGAAAGACAAAAGGACAATAGCCTATGACTACTACTATCCCCATATAGAGTATAAATACACGGTAAACGGTAAAGAGTATATATCTAACAGAATTTTCCTTACAGAAATGGCATCTGATTATGAAACAATAAGAAAACTGGTGGAAAAATTTCCAGAAGGAAGTAAAGTCAAGGTTTACTATAATCCCTTTAATCCTTCTGATGCCGTTTTAAAAAGAAACTACCATACAGGAATGTTTATCCAGACACTTGTATTTTTCAGCATGCTGTCTGTTTTCCTTTATACACTGATTTTTGAAATCATTTTTTACGGCTCAGATTTATCTGATTTAGCAAATATGGTAAAAAGCTGGCTCCATTCAATAATCTACGGAGAATAA
- a CDS encoding BCAM0308 family protein encodes MNNRKDRLLKEYIHDPYFTKEKYHDPSVCERCGVVFHDGIFQWIEPPPANAEKMICPACRRIEDKYEGGIVVLEGEFLASHKDEILNRIKNVEEEEMAYRPLERIIEINDEGNKITITTTYEHLARRIGEAVHKAYKGKLNFQYPEGAKYIRVHWER; translated from the coding sequence ATGAATAACAGAAAGGACAGACTGCTGAAAGAGTATATCCACGACCCATACTTCACAAAGGAAAAATACCATGACCCTTCTGTATGCGAAAGGTGTGGAGTAGTTTTCCACGATGGCATTTTCCAGTGGATTGAGCCTCCTCCTGCCAATGCTGAAAAAATGATATGTCCTGCATGTAGAAGAATTGAAGACAAATATGAAGGGGGGATTGTTGTCCTGGAAGGTGAATTCCTTGCATCCCATAAAGATGAAATTCTAAATCGTATAAAAAATGTTGAAGAGGAAGAGATGGCATATAGACCCCTTGAAAGAATTATAGAAATAAACGATGAAGGAAACAAAATAACAATAACAACAACTTATGAACATCTGGCAAGAAGAATTGGAGAAGCTGTCCATAAAGCATACAAAGGCAAATTAAACTTTCAGTATCCTGAAGGAGCAAAATATATAAGGGTTCACTGGGAAAGGTAA
- a CDS encoding peptidylprolyl isomerase gives MKKIFMVVALVLGVLGFSFAKENPVVVIKTNMGDIYVELYPDKAPLTVKNFLTYVKEGFYNGLIFHRVVKGFVIQGGGFDKDLNYKKPTHPPVKNESNNGLSNVRGTIAMARTSDPHSANTQFFINLADNTYLDYGKNPQKWGYTVFGKVIKGMDVVDEIAEVPVMNVGWMMNVPVKPVIIEKIEIVKPAKK, from the coding sequence ATGAAGAAAATATTTATGGTTGTGGCTTTAGTACTTGGAGTTTTGGGATTTTCTTTTGCAAAAGAAAATCCTGTTGTTGTTATTAAGACCAATATGGGAGATATTTATGTGGAACTTTATCCTGATAAAGCTCCTTTAACAGTTAAAAATTTTCTTACTTATGTGAAAGAAGGTTTTTATAATGGATTGATTTTCCACAGGGTTGTGAAAGGGTTTGTTATTCAGGGAGGAGGATTTGATAAGGATTTAAATTATAAAAAACCAACCCATCCCCCTGTTAAAAATGAGTCAAATAATGGTCTATCTAATGTTAGAGGAACTATAGCTATGGCAAGAACTTCTGACCCTCATAGTGCAAATACCCAGTTTTTTATAAATCTTGCTGATAACACATATCTTGATTATGGTAAAAATCCTCAGAAATGGGGATATACAGTTTTTGGAAAAGTTATAAAAGGAATGGATGTTGTTGATGAAATTGCTGAAGTCCCTGTGATGAATGTTGGCTGGATGATGAATGTTCCTGTTAAACCGGTTATTATAGAAAAAATTGAGATAGTAAAACCTGCTAAGAAGTAG
- the radC gene encoding DNA repair protein RadC has translation MKFEKYIHKKRIKDLPEELMPREKALKYGLSSLSDAELLALSLGQGTKELNVLGLADLLLKKFKGLSSMKNITLEQLTEIKGIGKVKALQILSIFEIIKRIEHQEENTIFSTPEDVYSHVKWLSKEKKEQMLVLYTNTMNQLLGEEVVAIGSINVVSVRPRDIFQPAFKYNAYGIILVHNHPEGSPYPSKEDIEFTNLISRLSLEIGFELLDHIIVGKKDFYSFAREGKLDNI, from the coding sequence ATGAAGTTTGAAAAATATATACACAAAAAACGAATAAAAGACCTTCCAGAAGAGCTAATGCCACGGGAAAAGGCACTTAAATATGGACTATCATCGTTATCCGATGCAGAACTGCTGGCACTTTCATTGGGACAGGGAACCAAGGAACTCAATGTTCTTGGACTTGCAGACCTGCTCTTAAAAAAATTTAAAGGTTTATCCTCAATGAAAAATATAACCCTTGAGCAGCTTACAGAAATAAAAGGTATAGGCAAAGTAAAAGCACTCCAAATCCTATCAATATTTGAAATTATAAAAAGAATAGAACATCAAGAGGAAAACACTATATTTTCCACTCCTGAAGATGTATATTCCCACGTAAAATGGCTATCTAAAGAAAAAAAAGAACAGATGCTTGTTTTATACACAAACACAATGAACCAGCTTCTTGGGGAAGAGGTTGTTGCTATAGGCTCAATAAATGTTGTATCTGTCAGACCCCGGGATATTTTCCAGCCAGCCTTTAAATATAATGCTTATGGAATAATTCTTGTGCATAATCACCCTGAAGGTTCTCCATATCCCTCAAAGGAAGATATAGAATTTACAAACCTTATCAGCCGTTTATCCCTTGAAATCGGCTTTGAACTATTAGACCATATAATTGTCGGAAAAAAAGATTTTTATTCCTTCGCACGTGAAGGAAAACTTGATAATATCTAA